Proteins encoded in a region of the Streptomyces sp. NBC_01298 genome:
- the secY gene encoding preprotein translocase subunit SecY — MLTAFARAFKTPDLRKKLLFTLAIIALYRLGSHVPVPGVSYKNVQICVDQMGAGNNSLFGLVNMFSGGALLQITIFALGIMPYITASIILQLLTVVIPKLENLKKEGQSGTAKITQYTRYLTVALAILQGTGLVATARSGALFQGCMVKDQIVPDRSIFTTVVMVLTMTAGTCLVMWLGELITDRGIGNGMSILMFISIAAGFVGSLWAIKEQGKIAGGWVEFGVVILVGLAMVALVVFVEQAQRRIPVQYAKRMIGRRAYGGTSTYIPLKVNQAGVIPVIFASSLLYIPALIVQFSGSQAGWATWISKHFVKGDHPYYIATYFLLIVFFAFFYVAISFNPEEVADNMKKYGGFIPGIRAGRPTAEYLSYVLNRITWPGSLYLGLIALVPTMALAGFGANQNFPFGGTSILIIVGVGLETVKQIESQLQQRNYEGFLR, encoded by the coding sequence GTGCTCACCGCGTTCGCCCGGGCGTTCAAGACGCCCGACCTGCGCAAGAAGCTGCTTTTCACGCTCGCCATCATCGCGCTGTACCGACTCGGTTCCCACGTGCCGGTACCCGGTGTGAGCTACAAGAACGTTCAGATCTGTGTGGACCAGATGGGGGCGGGCAACAACAGCCTCTTCGGTCTCGTCAACATGTTCAGCGGTGGCGCGCTGCTCCAGATCACGATCTTTGCGCTCGGCATCATGCCGTACATCACGGCGAGCATCATCCTGCAGCTGCTGACCGTGGTCATCCCGAAGCTGGAGAACCTCAAAAAAGAGGGTCAGTCCGGCACGGCGAAGATCACTCAGTACACGCGCTATCTGACGGTCGCGCTCGCGATCCTGCAGGGCACCGGCCTCGTCGCCACCGCCCGCAGCGGCGCCCTCTTCCAGGGCTGCATGGTCAAGGACCAGATCGTCCCCGACCGTTCGATCTTCACGACCGTCGTCATGGTGCTCACCATGACCGCCGGCACCTGCCTCGTCATGTGGCTCGGTGAGCTCATCACCGACCGGGGCATCGGCAACGGCATGTCGATCCTTATGTTCATCTCGATCGCCGCGGGCTTCGTCGGCTCCCTGTGGGCCATCAAGGAGCAGGGCAAGATCGCGGGCGGCTGGGTCGAGTTCGGCGTGGTCATCCTGGTCGGCCTCGCGATGGTGGCCCTGGTGGTCTTCGTCGAGCAGGCGCAGCGGCGGATCCCGGTCCAGTACGCGAAGCGCATGATCGGCCGGCGCGCGTACGGCGGCACCTCGACGTACATCCCCCTCAAGGTGAACCAGGCCGGTGTCATCCCGGTCATCTTCGCCTCGTCGCTGCTGTACATCCCGGCGCTGATCGTCCAGTTCAGTGGCTCTCAGGCCGGCTGGGCGACCTGGATCAGCAAGCACTTCGTCAAGGGCGACCACCCGTACTACATCGCTACCTACTTCCTCCTGATCGTCTTCTTCGCGTTCTTCTACGTGGCGATCTCGTTCAACCCCGAGGAAGTTGCAGACAACATGAAGAAGTATGGTGGGTTCATTCCGGGCATCCGCGCCGGTCGGCCTACCGCCGAGTACCTGAGCTACGTACTCAACCGGATCACCTGGCCGGGGTCGCTGTACCTGGGTCTGATCGCTCTTGTGCCGACGATGGCGTTGGCCGGCTTCGGAGCGAACCAGAACTTCCCGTTCGGCGGGACGAGCATCCTGATCATCGTGGGTGTGGGTCTGGAAACCGTGAAGCAGATCGAGAGCCAGCTCCAGCAGCGTAATTACGAAGGGTTCCTCCGCTGA
- the rplO gene encoding 50S ribosomal protein L15 gives MAESSPLKAHNLRPAPGAKTAKTRVGRGEASKGKTAGRGTKGQKARYQIPQRFEGGQMPLHMRLPKLKGFKNPFRTEFQVVNLDKLGALYPEGGEVTVADLVAKGAVRKNSLVKVLGQGEISVALQVSVDAVSGSAKEKIAAAGGSVTELV, from the coding sequence ATGGCTGAGAGCAGCCCGCTGAAGGCCCACAACCTCCGTCCCGCCCCCGGCGCCAAGACCGCGAAGACCCGTGTCGGTCGTGGTGAGGCGTCGAAGGGTAAGACGGCCGGTCGTGGTACGAAGGGCCAGAAGGCCCGCTACCAGATCCCGCAGCGCTTCGAGGGTGGGCAGATGCCCCTCCACATGCGTCTGCCGAAGCTCAAGGGCTTCAAGAACCCGTTCCGCACCGAGTTCCAGGTCGTGAACCTGGACAAGCTCGGCGCTCTCTACCCCGAGGGTGGAGAGGTCACGGTGGCCGACCTGGTCGCCAAGGGCGCGGTTCGCAAGAACAGCCTCGTCAAGGTCCTGGGCCAGGGCGAGATCTCCGTGGCGCTGCAGGTTTCGGTTGACGCCGTTTCCGGCTCCGCCAAGGAGAAGATTGCCGCCGCTGGTGGCTCTGTGACCGAGCTCGTCTAA
- the rpmD gene encoding 50S ribosomal protein L30, giving the protein MARLKVTQIKSYIGSKQNHRDTLRSLGLKRLNDVVVKEDRPEFRGMVHTVRHLVTVEEVD; this is encoded by the coding sequence ATGGCTCGCCTCAAGGTCACGCAGATCAAGTCGTACATCGGCAGCAAGCAGAACCACCGCGACACGCTGCGTTCGCTCGGGCTCAAGCGCCTGAACGACGTCGTCGTCAAGGAGGACCGCCCCGAGTTCCGCGGAATGGTTCACACCGTCCGCCACCTCGTGACGGTTGAGGAGGTTGACTAA
- the rpsE gene encoding 30S ribosomal protein S5 → MAGPQRRGSGAGGGERRDRKGRDGGPAAEKTAYVERVVAINRVAKVVKGGRRFSFTALVVVGDGDGTVGVGYGKAKEVPAAIAKGVEEAKKSFFKVPRIQGTIPHPITGERAAGVVLLKPAAPGTGVIAGGPVRAVLECAGVHDILSKSLGSSNAINIVHATVAALKGLQRPEEIAARRGLPLEDVAPAALLRARAGAGA, encoded by the coding sequence ATGGCTGGACCCCAGCGCCGCGGAAGCGGTGCCGGTGGCGGCGAGCGGCGGGACCGGAAGGGTCGCGACGGTGGCCCTGCCGCCGAGAAGACCGCTTACGTTGAGCGCGTTGTCGCGATCAACCGCGTCGCCAAGGTTGTCAAGGGTGGTCGCCGCTTCAGCTTCACCGCGCTGGTCGTGGTGGGCGACGGTGACGGCACTGTAGGTGTCGGTTACGGCAAGGCCAAGGAAGTTCCCGCGGCCATCGCCAAGGGTGTCGAGGAAGCCAAGAAGTCCTTCTTCAAGGTTCCGCGCATCCAGGGCACCATTCCTCACCCGATCACGGGCGAGCGCGCCGCGGGCGTCGTGCTGCTGAAGCCGGCCGCCCCTGGTACCGGTGTTATCGCCGGTGGCCCGGTGCGCGCCGTTCTGGAGTGCGCCGGCGTTCACGACATCCTGTCGAAGTCGCTCGGCTCTTCCAACGCGATCAACATCGTGCACGCGACCGTGGCGGCCCTCAAGGGCCTGCAGCGTCCCGAGGAGATCGCGGCTCGCCGTGGTCTGCCCCTCGAGGACGTCGCTCCCGCGGCTCTGCTTCGTGCACGTGCTGGGGCGGGTGCGTAA
- the rplR gene encoding 50S ribosomal protein L18, whose translation MAYGVKIAKGDAYKRAAKARRHIRIRKNVSGTAERPRLVVTRSNRNIVAQVIDDLQGHTLASASTLDTSIRGGEGDKSAQAQAVGALVAERAKAAGVETVVFDRGGNRYAGRIAALADAAREAGLKF comes from the coding sequence ATGGCATACGGTGTAAAGATCGCCAAGGGCGACGCGTACAAGCGTGCCGCCAAGGCCCGCCGCCACATCCGCATCCGCAAGAACGTCTCGGGTACGGCGGAGCGTCCGCGCCTCGTCGTGACGCGTTCCAACCGCAACATCGTTGCTCAGGTCATCGACGACCTCCAGGGTCACACCCTGGCGTCCGCGTCGACCCTGGACACCTCGATCCGCGGTGGCGAAGGCGACAAGAGCGCCCAGGCCCAGGCCGTCGGCGCACTCGTCGCCGAGCGTGCCAAGGCCGCGGGTGTCGAGACCGTCGTGTTCGACCGCGGTGGCAACCGATACGCCGGGCGCATTGCCGCTCTGGCTGACGCCGCCCGCGAAGCCGGGCTGAAGTTCTAA
- the rplF gene encoding 50S ribosomal protein L6: MSRIGKLPIQVPAGVDVTIDGQAVAVKGPKGSLALTVKAPIEIVKGEDGVLNVTRPNDERQNKALHGLSRTLVANMITGVTTGYVKALEISGVGYRVAAKGSNLEFQLGYSHPILIEAPEGISFKVESPTKFSVEGIDKQKVGEVAANIRKLRKPDPYKAKGVKYAGEVIRRKVGKAGK, from the coding sequence ATGTCGCGAATCGGCAAGCTCCCCATCCAGGTTCCCGCCGGTGTGGACGTCACCATCGACGGCCAGGCTGTGGCTGTGAAGGGCCCCAAGGGTTCCCTCGCGCTCACCGTCAAGGCGCCGATCGAGATCGTCAAGGGTGAGGACGGCGTTCTGAACGTCACCCGCCCCAACGACGAGCGTCAGAACAAGGCCCTGCACGGCCTGTCCCGCACGCTGGTGGCGAACATGATCACCGGCGTGACCACGGGTTACGTCAAGGCTCTTGAGATCAGCGGTGTCGGTTACCGCGTCGCCGCGAAGGGCTCCAACCTGGAGTTCCAGCTTGGTTACAGCCACCCGATCCTGATCGAGGCGCCCGAGGGCATCTCCTTCAAGGTCGAGTCGCCCACCAAGTTCTCGGTCGAGGGCATCGACAAGCAGAAGGTCGGCGAGGTCGCCGCCAACATCCGCAAGCTGCGGAAGCCCGACCCGTACAAGGCCAAGGGTGTCAAGTACGCCGGCGAAGTCATCCGCCGCAAGGTCGGAAAGGCTGGTAAGTAG
- the rpsH gene encoding 30S ribosomal protein S8 codes for MTMTDPIADMLTRLRNANSAYHDSVVMPHSKIKSHIAEILKQEGFITGWKVEDAEVGKNLVLELKFGPNRERSIAGIKRISKPGLRVYAKSTNLPKVLGGLGVAIISTSHGLLTGQQAGKKGVGGEVLAYVW; via the coding sequence ATGACCATGACTGACCCGATCGCAGACATGCTCACGCGTCTGCGTAACGCTAACTCGGCGTACCACGACTCCGTCGTGATGCCGCACAGCAAGATCAAGTCGCACATCGCAGAAATCCTCAAGCAGGAGGGTTTCATCACCGGCTGGAAGGTCGAGGACGCCGAGGTCGGCAAGAACCTCGTCCTCGAGCTGAAGTTCGGCCCGAACCGCGAGCGCTCCATTGCGGGCATCAAGCGGATCTCGAAGCCCGGTCTGCGTGTGTACGCAAAGTCCACCAACCTGCCGAAGGTGCTCGGCGGCCTGGGCGTGGCGATCATCTCCACGTCCCACGGTCTGCTCACCGGCCAGCAGGCAGGCAAGAAGGGCGTAGGTGGGGAAGTCCTCGCCTACGTCTGGTAG
- a CDS encoding type Z 30S ribosomal protein S14: MAKKALIAKAARKPKFGVRAYTRCQRCGRPHSVYRKFGLCRVCLREMAHRGELPGVTKSSW, translated from the coding sequence ATGGCGAAGAAGGCTCTCATCGCGAAGGCTGCCCGTAAGCCCAAGTTCGGTGTGCGTGCGTACACCCGCTGCCAGCGCTGCGGTCGCCCCCACTCCGTGTACCGCAAGTTCGGCCTGTGCCGCGTGTGCCTTCGTGAGATGGCTCACCGTGGCGAGCTGCCGGGCGTGACCAAGAGCTCCTGGTAA
- the rplE gene encoding 50S ribosomal protein L5 → MATTPRLKTKYREDIAGKLREEFSYENVMQIPGLVKIVVNMGVGDAARDSKLIDGAIKDLTTITGQKPAVTKARKSIAQFKLREGQPIGCHVTLRGDRMWEFLDRTLSLALPRIRDFRGLSPKQFDGRGNYTFGLTEQVMFHEIDQDKIDRTRGMDITVVTTATNDDEGRALLRHLGFPFKEA, encoded by the coding sequence ATGGCTACCACTCCGCGTCTCAAGACGAAGTACCGCGAGGACATCGCGGGCAAGCTGCGTGAAGAGTTCTCCTACGAGAACGTCATGCAGATTCCCGGCCTCGTGAAGATCGTGGTCAACATGGGTGTGGGCGACGCCGCCCGCGACTCCAAGCTGATCGACGGCGCCATCAAGGACCTGACGACGATCACCGGTCAGAAGCCGGCCGTCACGAAGGCCCGCAAGTCCATCGCGCAGTTCAAGCTGCGCGAGGGTCAGCCGATCGGCTGCCACGTCACCCTCCGTGGTGACCGCATGTGGGAGTTCCTGGACCGTACGCTGTCGCTCGCGCTGCCGCGTATCCGTGACTTCCGTGGTCTGTCGCCGAAGCAGTTCGACGGCCGTGGCAACTACACCTTCGGTCTCACGGAGCAGGTCATGTTCCACGAGATCGACCAGGACAAGATCGACCGTACCCGGGGTATGGACATCACCGTGGTCACCACGGCGACCAACGACGACGAGGGCCGCGCCCTCCTTCGTCACCTCGGCTTCCCCTTCAAGGAGGCGTAA
- the rplX gene encoding 50S ribosomal protein L24 — MKIKKGDLVQVITGKDKGKQGKVILAIPTENRVLVEGVNRVKKHTKAGQTAGGSQTGGIVITEAPIHVSNVQLVVEKDGQKVVTRVGFRFDDEGNKIRVAKRTGEDI; from the coding sequence ATGAAGATCAAGAAGGGCGACCTGGTTCAGGTCATCACCGGTAAGGACAAGGGCAAGCAGGGCAAGGTCATTCTGGCCATCCCTACTGAGAACCGCGTCCTGGTCGAGGGTGTCAACCGGGTCAAGAAGCACACCAAGGCCGGCCAGACCGCTGGTGGCTCGCAGACCGGTGGCATCGTGATCACCGAGGCGCCGATCCACGTCAGCAACGTTCAGCTGGTTGTGGAGAAGGACGGCCAGAAGGTCGTTACCCGCGTCGGTTTCCGCTTCGATGACGAGGGCAACAAGATCCGCGTTGCCAAGCGGACGGGTGAGGACATCTGA
- the rplN gene encoding 50S ribosomal protein L14, whose protein sequence is MIQQESRLRVADNTGAKEILCIRVLGGSGRRYAGIGDVIVATVKDAIPGGNVKKGDVVKAVIVRTVKERRRQDGSYIRFDENAAVILKNDGDPRGTRIFGPVGRELREKKFMKIISLAPEVL, encoded by the coding sequence GTGATCCAGCAGGAGTCGCGACTGCGTGTCGCCGACAACACTGGTGCCAAGGAGATCCTTTGCATCCGTGTTCTCGGTGGTTCCGGTCGCCGCTACGCGGGCATCGGTGACGTCATCGTTGCCACCGTCAAGGACGCGATCCCCGGTGGCAACGTGAAGAAGGGTGACGTCGTCAAGGCGGTCATCGTTCGCACCGTGAAGGAACGCCGCCGCCAGGACGGCTCGTACATCCGCTTCGACGAGAACGCCGCCGTCATTCTGAAGAACGACGGCGACCCTCGCGGCACCCGTATCTTCGGCCCGGTGGGCCGTGAGCTGCGCGAGAAGAAGTTCATGAAGATCATCTCGCTCGCGCCGGAGGTGCTGTAA
- the rpsQ gene encoding 30S ribosomal protein S17, which yields MSEKNVTETTDRGFRKTREGLVVSDKMDKTVVVAVEDRVKHALYGKVIRRTNKLKAHDEQNAAGVGDRVLIMETRPLSASKRWRIVEILEKAK from the coding sequence ATGAGCGAGAAGAACGTGACTGAGACGACTGACCGCGGCTTCCGCAAGACCCGTGAGGGTCTTGTCGTCAGCGACAAGATGGACAAGACCGTCGTCGTCGCTGTCGAGGACCGCGTGAAGCACGCTCTGTACGGCAAGGTCATCCGCCGTACGAACAAGCTCAAGGCGCACGACGAGCAGAACGCTGCCGGCGTCGGCGACCGCGTCCTCATCATGGAGACGCGTCCGCTGTCGGCGAGCAAGCGCTGGCGCATCGTCGAGATCCTCGAGAAGGCCAAGTAA
- the rpmC gene encoding 50S ribosomal protein L29, translating into MATGTKASELRELGNEELVGKLREAKEELFKLRFQAATGQLENNGRLKSVRKDIARIYTLMHERELGIETVESA; encoded by the coding sequence ATGGCGACGGGAACCAAGGCGTCCGAGCTGCGTGAGCTCGGTAACGAGGAGCTCGTTGGCAAGCTGCGCGAGGCCAAGGAAGAGCTGTTCAAGCTGCGCTTCCAGGCGGCCACGGGCCAGCTGGAGAACAACGGCCGGCTCAAGTCCGTCCGTAAGGACATCGCTCGCATCTACACCCTGATGCACGAGCGTGAGCTCGGTATCGAGACGGTGGAGAGCGCCTGA
- the rplP gene encoding 50S ribosomal protein L16, with product MLIPRRVKHRKQHHPKRRGMAKGGTEVSFGEYGIQALTPAYVTNRQIEAARIAMTRHIKRGGKVWINIYPDRPLTKKPAETRMGSGKGSPEWWIANVHPGRVMFELSYPNEKIAREALTRAAHKLPMKCRIVRREAGES from the coding sequence ATGCTGATCCCTCGTAGGGTCAAGCACCGCAAGCAGCACCACCCGAAGCGCCGCGGTATGGCCAAGGGCGGTACTGAGGTCTCGTTCGGCGAGTACGGCATCCAGGCGCTTACCCCCGCCTACGTGACGAACCGCCAGATCGAGGCGGCTCGTATCGCGATGACCCGCCACATCAAGCGTGGCGGCAAGGTCTGGATCAACATCTACCCGGACCGCCCCCTGACGAAGAAGCCTGCCGAGACCCGCATGGGTTCCGGTAAGGGTTCTCCCGAGTGGTGGATCGCGAACGTGCACCCGGGCCGGGTCATGTTCGAGCTGTCCTACCCGAACGAGAAGATTGCTCGTGAGGCGCTCACCCGCGCTGCTCACAAGCTTCCGATGAAGTGCCGGATTGTTCGGCGCGAGGCAGGTGAGTCGTGA
- the rpsC gene encoding 30S ribosomal protein S3, translating to MGQKVNPHGFRLGITTDFKSRWYADKLYKDYVKEDVAIRRMMTSGMERAGISKVEIERTRDRVRVDIHTARPGIVIGRRGAEADRIRGDLEKLTGKQVQLNILEVKNPEVDAQLVAQAVAEQLSSRVSFRRAMRKSMQGTMKAGAKGIKIQCGGRLGGAEMSRSEFYREGRVPLHTLRANVDYGFFEAKTTFGRIGVKVWIYKGDVKNIAEVRAENAAARAGNRPARGAAGAGDRPAGRGGRGGERGGRGGRKPQQAAGAEAPKADAPAAAPAESTGTEA from the coding sequence ATGGGCCAGAAGGTAAACCCGCACGGGTTCCGGCTCGGCATCACCACCGACTTCAAGTCGCGTTGGTACGCCGACAAGCTGTACAAGGACTACGTCAAGGAAGACGTCGCCATCCGCAGGATGATGACGTCCGGCATGGAGCGCGCCGGCATCTCGAAGGTTGAGATCGAGCGCACCCGTGACCGCGTGCGTGTGGACATCCACACCGCTCGTCCGGGCATCGTCATCGGTCGCCGTGGCGCCGAGGCCGACCGCATCCGCGGTGACCTCGAGAAGCTCACGGGCAAGCAGGTGCAGCTGAACATCCTCGAGGTCAAGAACCCCGAGGTCGACGCTCAGCTCGTCGCGCAGGCCGTTGCCGAGCAGCTCTCCTCCCGCGTCTCCTTCCGTCGCGCCATGCGTAAGAGCATGCAGGGCACGATGAAGGCCGGCGCCAAGGGCATCAAGATCCAGTGCGGCGGTCGCCTCGGCGGCGCCGAGATGTCCCGCTCCGAGTTCTACCGCGAAGGCCGTGTGCCGCTGCACACCCTCCGCGCGAACGTGGACTACGGCTTCTTCGAGGCCAAGACCACCTTCGGCCGTATCGGTGTGAAGGTCTGGATCTACAAGGGCGACGTCAAGAACATCGCCGAGGTTCGCGCCGAGAACGCTGCGGCCCGTGCGGGTAACCGCCCGGCCCGTGGTGCCGCCGGCGCTGGCGACCGTCCCGCCGGCCGTGGTGGCCGTGGTGGCGAGCGCGGCGGCCGTGGTGGCCGCAAGCCGCAGCAGGCTGCTGGTGCCGAGGCCCCCAAGGCCGACGCTCCCGCCGCCGCTCCGGCTGAGAGCACCGGAACGGAGGCCTGA
- the rplV gene encoding 50S ribosomal protein L22: protein MEARAQARYIRVTPMKARRVVDLIRGMDATEAQAVLRFAPQAASVPVGKVLDSAIANAAHNYNHPDASTLVISEAYVDEGPTLKRFRPRAQGRAYRIRKRTSHITVVVSSKEGSR, encoded by the coding sequence ATGGAAGCCAGGGCCCAGGCGCGGTACATCCGCGTCACGCCCATGAAGGCCCGCCGAGTGGTGGACCTTATCCGTGGCATGGATGCCACGGAGGCTCAGGCGGTCCTGCGTTTCGCCCCGCAGGCCGCGAGCGTGCCGGTTGGCAAGGTGCTCGACAGCGCCATCGCCAACGCCGCACACAACTACAACCACCCGGACGCCTCCACGCTGGTCATCAGCGAGGCGTACGTGGACGAGGGCCCGACCCTGAAGCGGTTCCGTCCGCGTGCGCAGGGCCGTGCCTACCGGATCCGCAAGCGGACCAGCCACATCACCGTGGTCGTCAGCAGCAAGGAAGGTTCCCGGTAA
- the rpsS gene encoding 30S ribosomal protein S19, giving the protein MPRSLKKGPFVDGHLIKKVDVQNEAGTKNVIKTWSRRSMIIPAMLGHTIAVHNGKIHVPVFVTESMVGHKLGEFSPTRTFRGHVKDDRKSKRR; this is encoded by the coding sequence ATGCCGCGCAGTCTCAAGAAGGGACCCTTCGTCGACGGACACCTCATCAAGAAGGTGGACGTACAGAACGAAGCCGGTACCAAGAACGTCATCAAGACCTGGTCCCGTCGCTCGATGATCATCCCGGCCATGCTGGGTCACACCATCGCGGTGCACAACGGCAAGATCCACGTCCCGGTGTTCGTCACCGAGTCGATGGTCGGCCACAAGCTCGGCGAGTTCTCGCCGACTCGCACCTTCCGCGGCCACGTCAAGGACGACCGGAAGTCGAAGCGCCGCTAA
- the rplB gene encoding 50S ribosomal protein L2, which yields MGIRKYKPTTPGRRGSSVADFVEITRSTPEKSLVRPLHSKGGRNNTGRITVRHQGGGHKRAYRVIDFRRHDKDGVPAKVAHIEYDPNRTARIALLHYADGEKRYIIAPKNLKQGDRIENGPTADIKPGNNLALRNIPVGTTIHAIELRPGGGAKFARSAGASVQLLAKEGVMAHLRMPSGEIRLVDARCRATVGEVGNAEQSNINWGKAGRMRWKGVRPSVRGVAMNPVDHPHGGGEGKTSGGRHPVSPWGQKEGRTRSPKKASSKYIVRRRKTNKKR from the coding sequence ATGGGTATCCGCAAGTACAAGCCGACGACCCCGGGCCGTCGTGGCTCCAGCGTCGCCGACTTTGTCGAGATCACGCGGTCCACGCCGGAGAAGTCGCTGGTCCGCCCCCTGCACAGCAAGGGCGGCCGTAACAACACCGGTCGGATCACGGTTCGACACCAGGGTGGCGGCCACAAGCGCGCCTACCGTGTGATCGACTTCCGTCGTCACGACAAGGACGGCGTGCCGGCCAAGGTCGCGCACATCGAGTACGACCCCAACCGCACCGCGCGCATCGCGCTCCTGCACTACGCCGACGGTGAGAAGCGCTACATCATTGCGCCGAAGAACCTGAAGCAGGGCGACCGGATTGAGAACGGCCCCACGGCCGACATCAAGCCCGGTAACAACCTGGCGCTCCGCAACATCCCGGTCGGTACCACGATCCACGCGATCGAGCTCCGTCCCGGTGGCGGCGCCAAGTTCGCCCGCTCCGCTGGTGCCTCCGTGCAGCTGCTCGCGAAGGAGGGCGTCATGGCCCACCTCCGCATGCCGTCCGGTGAGATCCGTCTCGTCGACGCGCGCTGCCGCGCCACCGTCGGTGAGGTCGGCAACGCCGAGCAGTCGAACATCAACTGGGGCAAGGCCGGCCGCATGCGCTGGAAGGGCGTTCGCCCCTCCGTCCGCGGTGTCGCGATGAACCCGGTCGACCACCCGCACGGTGGTGGTGAGGGTAAGACCTCCGGTGGTCGTCACCCGGTCTCCCCGTGGGGTCAGAAGGAGGGTCGTACTCGCTCGCCGAAGAAGGCTTCGAGCAAGTACATCGTCCGCCGCCGCAAGACGAACAAGAAGCGCTAG
- the rplW gene encoding 50S ribosomal protein L23, producing MSEATVTSKTFNDPRDLLIKPVVSEKSYALLDENKYTFIVAPGSNKTQIKQAVEAVFGVKVTGVNTINRQGKRKRTKTGFGKRADTKRAIVTLAEGDRIDIFGGQAS from the coding sequence ATGTCTGAGGCGACCGTTACCAGCAAGACCTTCAATGACCCGCGCGACCTGCTGATCAAGCCGGTTGTCTCGGAGAAGAGCTACGCGCTGCTGGACGAGAACAAGTACACGTTCATCGTCGCGCCCGGCTCCAACAAGACTCAGATCAAGCAGGCCGTCGAGGCGGTCTTCGGGGTCAAGGTCACCGGGGTCAACACGATCAACCGTCAGGGTAAGCGCAAGCGCACCAAGACCGGTTTTGGCAAGCGCGCTGACACCAAGCGCGCCATCGTGACCCTCGCTGAGGGCGACCGAATCGACATCTTCGGCGGCCAGGCCTCCTAA
- the rplD gene encoding 50S ribosomal protein L4 — MSTIDILSPAGDKAGTVELPAEIFDAKTSVPLIHQVVVAQLAAARQGTHKTKRRGEVRGGGRKPYRQKGTGRARQGSTRAPQFVGGGVVHGPQPRDYSQRTPKKMKAAALRGALSDRARHSRIHVVTGVVEGAASTKAAKTLFGKISERKNLLLVVERADEAAWLSARNLPQVHILEPGQLNTYDVIVSDDVVFTQAAFESFVSGPKADETEGSDA; from the coding sequence ATGAGCACCATTGACATCCTTTCGCCGGCAGGCGACAAGGCCGGTACCGTCGAGCTCCCCGCGGAGATCTTCGACGCGAAGACCAGCGTTCCGCTGATCCACCAGGTCGTCGTCGCTCAGCTGGCCGCTGCCCGTCAGGGCACGCACAAGACCAAGCGTCGTGGCGAAGTCCGTGGTGGTGGCCGCAAGCCGTACCGCCAGAAGGGCACCGGCCGCGCTCGCCAGGGTTCCACCCGCGCTCCGCAGTTCGTTGGCGGTGGCGTCGTCCACGGCCCGCAGCCGCGTGACTACTCGCAGCGGACCCCGAAGAAGATGAAGGCCGCCGCCCTCCGCGGTGCCCTCTCGGACCGTGCGCGTCACTCCCGCATCCACGTCGTCACCGGCGTGGTCGAGGGTGCCGCCTCCACGAAGGCCGCCAAGACGCTGTTCGGCAAGATCTCGGAGCGCAAGAACCTGCTCCTGGTCGTCGAGCGCGCCGACGAGGCTGCGTGGCTGTCCGCCCGCAACCTGCCCCAGGTGCACATCCTGGAGCCGGGCCAGCTGAACACGTACGACGTGATCGTCTCTGACGACGTGGTCTTCACTCAGGCCGCTTTCGAGTCCTTCGTGTCTGGCCCCAAGGCCGATGAGACCGAAGGGAGCGACGCCTGA